A segment of the Candidatus Moraniibacteriota bacterium genome:
CACGTAGTTCAGGAAAAAGAAATATATCAGGGTAAAACAATTTATTATTCACTAGGAAATTTCATTTTTGACCAGTATTTTAATTCGGAGACGATGAAAGGACTGGCAGTGGAAACAATTATTAATCCCGTTACAAAAGATATTAAGTTTAAGGAACATCAACTTCAAATGAAAAATAACGGACAGACAGAATGGAAAAAATAGTATATAATTGAACCATGGAAAACAAAAATCTAAACAAATTTTTTAATCCTGAATCAATTGCCATAGTCGGCGCCACTGATGGGGAAGGAAAGGTGGGGCGGATGGTAACGGAGAATATTTTTAATTTGGGGTACAAGGGGGAGGTGTTTTTGGTCAATCCCAACCGAAAAGAATTATTCGGGAAGAAATGTTACGCAACACTGGAGAGCATCAAGGACAATATAGATTTAGCCATCGTGATTGTTCCGGCAAAGTTTGTGAACGATATCGTCAAAAATGGTTTAGATAAAACAAAAAACTTTGTGATAATTTCGGCCGGATTTTCCGAAACAGGCGAAGAAGGAAAGAAACGGGAAGAAGAGTTGTCACAATTGGCTAAAGAAAAAAATCTTACCATTCTTGGTCCTAATTGTCTCGGCTTCATCATTCCCAAACTCAAACTTAACGCTACTTTTTCCGGCGGAATGCCGGGCTTTGGAAATATTGGTTTCATAACCCAATCAGGCGCGCTGGCGGTGGCCATTTTGGATATTTTTGAAAAGGAGCATCTGGGATTTTCCGGTGTTTTTTCCATCGGCAACAAAGTGCGAATTGACGAAGCGGATCTCA
Coding sequences within it:
- a CDS encoding CoA-binding protein; this encodes MENKNLNKFFNPESIAIVGATDGEGKVGRMVTENIFNLGYKGEVFLVNPNRKELFGKKCYATLESIKDNIDLAIVIVPAKFVNDIVKNGLDKTKNFVIISAGFSETGEEGKKREEELSQLAKEKNLTILGPNCLGFIIPKLKLNATFSGGMPGFGNIGFITQSGALAVAILDIFEKEHLGFSGVFSIGNKVRIDEADLIEYLGNDPGTKVVGLYLEGIKNGSRFMEMAERVSRVKPIVILKAGKTERSQKAITLHTGALAGSDDITHAVFKKCGIIRAENLEKFINILRLISLAKVSQNNLVAVVTNAGGAGVLTTDIFKNKTITLAELSEATKSKLRSVLPEESSVENPIDVLGDSQEDR